GCTCACCTGGAGATTTGCATTAAGTACCCAGGCTTTTTTTACTTCCCTGTGTCCTTCTCTGTCGAGCATTTTAGATTTAACTCCGATCTTACTCGTGAAAATATGCTCCTTTTTTCAGTAGTTTCTTTGGACGAGGCTAATCAACAGTTCCCGTAATTAACGATTCAGAACacctgtgaggcggagtgatacatgcATAACGTTAGTTAAGACATAATGCTGGTACCTCCGCGAAGGCCATTAAAAAGGATCAACGACACCTTGAAAGGAATTATCCCGTTTATACCACGGTCACTTACTAAAGAAATAAAACGTAGGAATAATCATTTCTATTTTTGTGCTTATAGcaatcaaaatgtaaagtttttaaCAAGTCATAACTCGGTTTCCCCAGGGTTGCACTAATACCTGGGACAATCATTACCGCCCCCTAAGATTCTTATGCAACAGAAACGTTATTCACTAACGTTACTCCAGTAAATAGGACGAACCTTAGACACAGTCTGGCAACGGGAGATATTTCTAGTCCCCTATTGAGAGTTGCTATTATCCAGAAAGCTAACGTTATGCTAGCACGATTCAATTACGTTGCGTACGGATGACGAACAGTAAATTTAAGTTGACAGTATGTTTAACAACAAGACTATCTAGCTATCCCGCCATGTCATTGCCCCAAAATCAATGGCAAGATTTTCACGAACAACCTTTACGCTATGTGAAGACAAGCTGTCAGCCGCAGCCTGAAGTAACAAGTTTAATGGCGAGTAGGGTGTAAGACGATAGCTGTTTCAGAGAAGCACTGTGGTACCTGCGGTGTGTGTTACAGGCTCCCTCCTGTGGTGTTCAGAGGATGAGGCACTGAAGACGACTCAGTGTTGGAAATTAATTGTTAACAGAGGTTTAATGCGTCCATTACTCACATTAGAGTCAGCCTAATACTATTATGTTACCCGCGCATTAATTTAGAACGGCGAACAAACAGTTTCACCGGAACTACTTAGTGTACATCATTAGTTTTTAACGGACACTCTGCAGCCAATTAGAATCGAGTATTCACCCACACAGTGACATTAAAGCACTCATGCTTATGTCACTTGTCCAGGCAAACTACTTGATACATAAATTGTACATAAATTAATGTAAAATGATAGAAGaaaatgttatatatatatatatctatatatatctatagatatatatatctatagatatatatagatatatagatagatagatagatagatgctTATGCAGAGTGCAACAGAGTTCGCCATCTTGTAAAATCATCTTTGGAGAAAAGAATACACTACATGCTGTGATGTGCTTGCTTGCCTTTTATGAAAAATATACTATAGCGTATTAACGAATGGCAAAGGCACACAACACCATCTAAAGTTGAACTGGTTCATAGTGATAGCTGTAGTGTGTATTTTGTTGCCCATTGTGTAATGATTGAttgaaataatatattttatattacatatgttttatgtttttaatgattTCTGAGTGTTGGAGTGTTTTGTAAACAAAATGAGTCATTTGGGATTACGACTTGGAGTTTAGGCCTGTGTGTGAACTTCTGAATGGACAAAGGTGTTCAGGCAAATGGGACCAGTAACGTTTCCTCTAAGTCAGACTGTGTTCAGTTCTGCAGGTCTGCCACCAGGGAGCGCTGTTGTCCAGTTGTACAAATACTGTAACTACATGGCGGCGAAtataaatatactgtaaaatatactgctggttaaaaaaatacataataataattaaatgatatAAAGGTGGAATAGCAAAGTTCAGTCTGCATCTTGAAAAAGTAGTTTGAGCAAAGAACCGTGAACTGcactaaagaaaaaaattatcTTTCCTTCCTGAATGTGTTACGAGGGCAATACCAGTTATGGGAGGCACCCCAGTCGAAGACATTTTGAGGGTTTGGGTTATTTTGGTcgtccaaaatacacatttaggtGTTTATTTAATTCAGATTTCGCTTTTTGAACTTTATTGAATACAAAAAATAGTATAGTGTATGTAATCAACCGTGATTTAATTCTGTTCACCTGTAATCTAGTCTATGCTTTCCACTAAACATGTATGTGATTTTACAATGCACATCTTAAAAGGCCTTTTTTTTCGGATATTCTGAGCTAAAAAACCTCATCAGTATCATTTACAGACACCAAACTTTCCTGATTTATTCTTATCTATATTCTGAAGGCTTTTACAGAGGAATTTATTCATTCAGAGCCTGATTTGTAAAACGTTTCTTCCTTAAAATATGGCAAGATAATATTGGCATTAGTTTCTGATTTATGGAGTGATTGAAAGAGATATCCAAAATTCCTTTTATAAAAACAGTCGACtctaatatgtcaaaaaaaaaaaaaaaaaagaaacaagaattTTGAACCTGGTTTTATCCAATCTCCAGATTTATACTCTGGAAATGAATATGCAAATGTATGCATATTTAATCAGATAATGCCTCATCTGcacatttaaacataaaatttcacaaaacttgttaaaaaaaaaaaaattgcctttATGTAAGTATTCATCTGAGAAAGTCTCATGGTGATATCTGTTGGTTAAAAAAGTTCCCCTATTCATCTGCCATGTCTCCCCTTATACATTCTTCTGTCTAGTTTTGGCTTTATGATAAATCACATGTATTTTACTGACTGTCAATCAATGTTTAATGTATCAAAAAGCACTTCTGTCACTGTATTCCACCAAAATTGACTGACAACAGTTTAAGTGTTGCACTGTGATGGATTAGCTGGTTCAATCAAATCCAGTGGTGGATTTTCATGTAGTCAAATGATAGAAAATGGCTTCCTGGAAGGTACAAAGTCTAAAAACTCTATGTGATTTGGTAAATGGACAAACATGCAAAATCACTGTATGGTTGTTTAAGTCAGAAGAAAGTAGAACAGTACACAGTAGTTATTTTCATAGAGCGTCTTTATAGAAAacatttcttcacattttcaaaaaacattttttgccttttcacttgttctttttttatttcattttatttatttattttcttttaggTAACTgtccgtgtttttttttttttttttaatctgctcaagttgaacatttttaacATCCATCTGTGTCAAAGGCTCTTTGCTGAGTTGCTGGGGCTTGTAGAAGGTGTCTGATAGAAAACACGGACGTTCACAGCCgtaatatttatcagaaacgcTGCTGACCAACACCAAGAAAGAACAGTTCCCATTCGTGCGGGAAAAGCCACAAGTTTGAAACTTGTCAGTCGGGGGGAGTTTCCCAGCTGCAACCAAAGCCCTCATTCAGCCTCCAGTAGTCACATCCCTCCATTTCAGCAGCACTCCAGTTTTAGCCTGAAGGCACCTGTGTTAACAGCGCTTTTGCTTTATATGCTCGATATGCACTTGTTTCTTTTCTACATCCTGCAGCTACTAACTCTaaacagtctgtcacacctcTACATCTACCCAGGCTGCAGCACAACAAGCAGGTCCTACCGTCAcacccaaaaacaaaacaaacaagtactctatagtttacaaaaaaaactataaaaataaaaaaagacaggagAAAAAGCTGCGAGTGTTTTAACCAGTTTGCACATTGTTCTGCTTTGCGAGTTGTACTGCGGATTTTGACTCGATAATCAGCTTTGATAcagctcacaaaaaaaaaagaaaactttgagCAAAACTCTGAACTCAACATTAACTCATGACCAGTGCTGATCTACAATTTTCATCTTTCCAATTTATCACTTTACTGTTCCTTTTTAAGAATGACCTTTGGTCTGAAATTCAGTCTCTAATTTGATCACTTCTgaagcacaaataaacacaacaatcaTCGAGAGAATGGCTCAGCTTCATCTTCACTGAAGGAAACAGCTCACTGACTTCTTAAGTTTAGTTACAAATGTTCCTATCAGGTTTAAATTGTGTGCTCTGAAAACATCATTACCTTCAAAATCCTTCTGTGTATCAGCACTGAACTGAACATAACGAGAGGAGCGATAATTCTCTGAAATATCTCGGATCAAGATTCTTCACTCAGAAAATCTGGGGTTGAGAACAAAAGCAAAGTGAAAGTTCGAGGACAGTCTTAAAATCTTCTTTACACATCGTACAGTGGAGAGGAAAGGCGTCAGACCCACACACTGTGCGTCCCCATGTCTACTAATGAGCTACCTTgcattataaatatataaagtttaaaaaagtgCTTATTAAAAGAAACTATAGTGATGTGATAACTTCCAGCAGTgtcactgttgtgtttgttcTTTTTGACCAGCATTAATACGAAATGTTTAGGAGAGCAAAACTGTCATCCTTCACGGTCCACTTCATGTCAACCTCCAACACTGACAAGGATTGTCCAAAAAAATAACGGAGGCCCTGGTCTCCCACTGACattcaaaatgtacaaaaagaTATTTTGGGGGAAAGCATAGTTAATACAAAAAGGAGACTGGTCAAACTAAGAAGGAGAGTGTTAGCCACTGTAACACACTGCTACAACCAAGCAGTTTCTCTCAGACTGAGCTGGAACACAAAACAACAggtaaaaattaaaacaactcTAGTAATAATTGCACATAACGTTTGAGAGCCAAGATGTCTGACAAGAGGACTTCACAACAGGAGaatctgcaggaggaggggggcgTGGCACACTATGGTATAAATACATTAAatctgagagaaagaaaagcacatTCATGAGGCACAGCTACGAAACGATGGAGCTCTGTGTCCTTAAAAGTGCCGCTCTCGTCCCACGTCACCGTCTGCTGTTAAGAATTTTTCATCCTCGTGTCTCTGGGTCTCTCTGTACCGGCGGAGAGTTTTAGCTTCGTGCCTCTCCGAGCACTTAGGCGATCATGTACTGGGTGATGGCTCTCAGAGCGTATAGCAGCTCAGCTTGCAGCCGCGCCTCCATGATTAGTAAATTAATGTGTATCTGAgggaaaagaaaattaaaagtgaaaaaagattAGCATAGAGTGCAAAAAGAGTGTGGACTGCTGGAAAGTTAGagtagaaacagaaaacaaaaagggaaGGTCTTCTTACCCGTTCTGAAGTTTTAAGTGGCGCCAAACTCAGTGGACAAACTGGAGTTTTGGTGGCATCAGGAAAACAGGCCACAGCCTTGATGTAGAGCTTCAAATCTCGCTCCAACAACTGGTTCACTTCTCCGTAATCATAATCGTCATACCTGTaaccacaaacaaacagttactTATCTACTAAATATAAAGAATTTTTTTGTAGAAGTAAAAATGGAAGTTTTAGTGGGCGTCTCACCGTATTCCTAACACACAGTGGATGTAATTCCAGATTGCCCTCTTCAGGTCGGGGTTGTGCATCGAGGGGAGGGTGGTCACACTCCTGAATCTGTCGTCTAAGAGGTGCCCGATGTCCGAATACAGCCTGTTGACTAAGGAGAAGCCGTGGTCCTCCCATGAGTAGTcctgcagcacaaacacaacCCGTTCTCAAAGTCAGCAAAGCTTTGATTAGCTTAAATCATCAAATATTTAAGTACAGCAATGCTTCTCTACCCTCCTTACacatctgctgtttgtttgtttgattgatgTGGCTGAAGATCTCAAACCTGCACACAAACGACAGCTCACCGCTATATTTTTGTCCTTGATCTCAAGAAGGGAAAAATAATGTCTATATTTCCATAACAGCACGCTAAAGTGCCTGAACTGTTGGTCATATTGTGCAGCTACAATCGAACACTGATTATTGGTTCACATAATTCATTGTGCCACTGTAAGGTCGGGTGACGTTAGAGCATAAACCAGGAAAAAACAGGAGGTGGGCAGCATTTGTCTGCTGTGATCAAGACAAAAGTAATGAGGCCATGTAAATTCTAGTGATTTTAATTGCgttatttaatttgaaaagtTAATTTGATTTCCAGTTGCTGCCAAAAGTATTGAAATTACAATAACACACTACTCCAAACActgctaaacacacacacacacacacacacacacacacacacacacacatttgcaaatGCATGAGGGAATAGGGAAACTTCAGCTCTCGCCATTATTTGTAATTTTCTCTCGACAAactaatgtgttaaaatgtcaaaTCCGGTATAGATACACATGATCTGTCACCAAATTTACATCTTGATTTTGTCACTGACCACCTGGAAGTTGACTCAACCTCTCTCTATGACTGTGATACAATTGGAAGTGGGCCATTCAAATACCAAACCTGATTAGTGTTGTAGATAAATTGCTGTTAAAGTTACATCATAAAGCACACCATGTATTATAAAGCATTGGTTTGGTTAAATGTTGCAGACATCAAGTGCACTGATTTAAAACTGTGATAAGCCACTGGCTGTTCGATGCGTCCTCTTACACAGTAACCTGCCAGCCAATCAGACACAAGTATTCACTGTGGCAGTAACACACTTTCACAAATGTTGCGTCCTCACCTGAACCCTAAATACTTGGAAGTGGTCCTCCTCCCTACGAGCGAACTCCTGATAGCATAAGTCGGGGTCCGTGATAAAACGCGTTGGGTCTGCAAAGCAaatcatctcctcctcttcttccatatctaaaaaaagagatgatgaaAGACAAGGAGATGGAGGGGAGGCGGAGAGTGTGTCAATAAGCGGCTGATGATGAGTGGCGATTGCTCCAGTTTCACACCATGTGACCTAAAATGTTAACGCTCAAGATAACCATCAGATCTGAGTGGAAACATCTAACAGCGTTAGCTTGTTTATGTGTTTCTGGGTTTGTCTGCAGATGTCAGTTACCTGTTTgctggagtgtttgtgtgtgtagcagacgctcttctcttttctctcgCTCCTCCTGGGACTTCTGGATCCTTTCCTTTAGACACACCATGTCGCAACTGGAGTCCAGAGACTGTCGACAACACAAACGccagaaaaaaaggaagttaAATTAACCTTTAAGTGTCTTACATGGACAGATATAACCTACGGCTACTGTGATAAGACACAATCcaatcatacatttattatcaGAAAATGCCCTCTCCCACTTTAATCTCATATTTACACAAAGAGCTCTTTTAATTCAAAGTGGTGCTTTATCAGTTAGAATTTAATGCTGCGAAACACGTGCTTTGACCGACTGAACCAACTATTTCACACTATGAATTATGGTTAAATTTAATCTTATGTAAGAGATTGTGTGTTGTCTTCTCAAGCaggaatattttttaaaacagactgTAGTTTGCTCTACAATTCTCTGTGACTTTTAGTTAAAGAAAATACAAGTCTGATTCGTTACCCGTCTTCGTGTAATGTGTTCGGAGGGAGTGGCGAGTGACTGAGGCACGTTGGTGTTGCCGTTGGCAGCATCAAAGGGGCAGAAGGTTGGTGGGGTACCGTTAGGAGATTTGGAGAGAGGGACAAAGTCTGAGTCTGTGTCGCATCCAAACACAAAGCTGCAGAGGGAGTGGCAGTGGGCCAGGATCACCACAGCCTGCACCAGCTCAGCCAGAGACCAACACTGCTCGCCCGACTTCAGCAGCGTCTGGAGGGAACGGAGACAAGAGCTCAGTGTCAGACATCATTTTAAGGTTTTAATCATACTTGATAATCTGAATCCTGGGGGCTCTAAAGTTATACTGTATTTCTTTAAGTGATAATAATTTAATACTATCTTGTGGCGGTTTATGAACACATTGATTTGTTTGACTGTGTTTTGCTTTGCTGTACCTGGATGTGTGAGCAGGCAGTGAGCCACGGTTGGTGGGCCAGCACCTTGTTGATATGGTCAAGGAGACGAAGGCGATGGGGCGCTGCCTCCAAACCCTGCAACCACAGAGGGTCCCCGCCCACCCTCAGGAACTGCGCTGAGTGCAGGTACACCAGGTAGTTACAGTGATGCCGTGCCGCAGCCTGAAAGTCATAGGAAAAGGAAGCTTAGCACACAGATACAGGGAACTGACTTCAACATTACAGCTTGTTATTCTTTAATTTTGGATAATACCAGCATGatccctggaaaaaaaaaataaacagcctCTTGGActactctgtgtttgtttagctACATGCACAGTAGTTCCTGGGAAAGTATGAAGGAGAACAGCCTGGTTACTGACCATGATGGCAATGTAATGGCGGTACGGCAGAGGCAAGGGGCCGTCCATGTGCAGGATGTAGTGCTGTGTGCGCAGGAAGCTCTCCAAGTACTGAGGGTGAGAGGCCATCTGCTGGGACACGGCATCCACACTCCCCCTGCTGACCAGAGCCTTCATGAACAACAGTGACACCCGCTCCTTCTCACCGTTTACCATCACCTACAAAAACAAGGACAGAGGGGAGGGAGAAGGTTGGTTTAAGTCGTTGGAGCTGAAAAGACAACTCATTTCGAGCAACAGGAAATCAACTGGCATAACGTTTGATAATCTATTAATCGTTTCCATAAGCATAAATACCCAAAATATGCAGGTTCCAGCTGCTTTCCTCTGTATTATATCACTGAAGATTGACTAACTTTGGGTTTTGCACTGTTGGTTAGACAAAACAAGAAGTAATGTGCGctgtgacattttatagacaaaattTTTTATCAGTTAATCACGAAAGTATCGACCAAAAAAAAGGTAGCTCCAGCCCCAGCAATCATTGATATCGTCAAAGGTCCCACAGTGACAGTGATAAATGTCTTCAATGATTTAATATATCGTGTATAATGATTACGAACATGTACTCCGTGTGAAAAGTGTCCCTAAAAATACTGTGCATACACAGATGCTCCTTAAATAACATCATATAAAAACCTGCAACGTAGGGGTGACTGTCCTTGGGGTGAATTATTAGAACTCATCTTGTAGCCAAAGCAGGTTGGCTCAAGATGAGGTTGGACTTCAGCGTCCAGACCATGTGACGATGGGCTCGGACTGTGCTTTGGACTGGAGTCATGTTCCACACCTTAAATCATCTGAAGAGAGGCAGTCCTGGAAGAACGGCAGTCGCGATGCTGTGATACAGGCGCCAGTGGCAAGTGAGTGCATTCCTTACATTATTCtttctgcaaataaaacaagcaaacaacagCGCTCAGCTGGGGACTCGACAGGCACACAAACACCAGCTGGTGTTGGCTGCAGCAGGGTCTGACGTTCCACCATGATATTATTAAATGTAGATGAGGCACGGTGAATTTACAGGTTTCCACTTCTGTGAATTGAAAGTGGATGCTGTGATCGAAAACAATAAAGAGCCTGGTACAACAAtgaaaccaggaaaaaaaaaacacccaaagtTGTCCTTTGAAAGGGGGATTTATACACAGAGAAACCACAGATGAAGAAACTAATGTGAAAGTTGGGCTTAGGAGGCCTTAAAGAGGGAAGCTGTGCAGCAGCAAAGAAGTGGATGagaccaaacacacaaacatcgGTGCGACTGGGCTGAGGAGCCTGAGAAACCGAAGCCAAGAGAAACAGACGCATGCGGAGAGGGAAGCTGGCCTGCCCTCACAGGCACAGCCATTTATTACCTTTCTCGCCATCATACAATGGCCTCTAGGAAAAGGTGTTTGGGAGCTCGGCCTCGGGCGAGGACTCAGTTCCCCTGTACGTGAAACCTGAGCGCACAGCTCTGATCAAAGCCAAATGCTTCACTGCAGTTTGAACTGTATGAATGTTGGCAAAGAGTTCTCCTTTTCACAGCACAAACTGCTCTCTAGGATTATTTCTATCATGGACACCTCAACTTATGTCACAGATAGTAGGAGCAAATGTCGACTAGCGGGCCTTGTTACATAACCCCGTACCGCTCTTTGGCATTCATCACCATGTTTATCTGGCTGGTAGCTCCATGTGATATTTCACTTCTCCCTGTGGTGGACGAGAGTTTCCTTGTGATCCTGCAAGAGGCTCCACCTCTTGACCTACATGCGCTCAGACCTTAAAAGACACACTACATACTGCTGACATACTATACATTAATCAAATCAGTCTCATTATAATGTACTTCCCTGATCTCATAGTTTATATAAAGCAATACATACAAAGATCTAACAGGAACAGAGGACAGTGTAAGTGAACAAGGCAGACTGGCACTAAATGAAACAAGCTCAGACACAGACCACTGACCCACTCCTGTCTGTCAACGATCATGGGAAATAGGCCGGAGGGTCCGTAGAGCGCACAGGTGCATGCCAATAAAAGACCTCTTGACAagaacacattcacacaagtaTCTCTCTACAAACCCAAGAGCTACTGATCAGTATGCCGAGGGACAGAATCTACGTTACTGCTCCATCAAACACTCACTGGCTTGGTTATTGAAAGGAAAAGGTATCTCCAAGGTCTACACCGTGCAGAAAACATGCCTTGAGTTTGACCTGTCAAGGACTTGTGTAAGAAGACTACTTAGTTTATTCACTCCATTCTGTTACCATAGCATAAGCTACAAATGCAATATTATATTGCAACTTTCCTGGAATAAGATGAGTAAGAAATTGTGGTCAATGTGTACTTCCTACAGCCTGACTGATACTTGTTTTTGAAACCAGTATCTGTACCTgagagtttttattttactaataCTGTTAAAATTTAAAGTTAACAATAATGCAAATTTAGTTACTGAAGAATAGTGACCAAGATGTACACAATGCAAATTGGGGCTAGGTGATAGGGAGAAAATCTAAATATTGTTTGATCAAATACCTCCATATCAATATGATGACCACATTGTAAGGCTGATTATTGTtcctttcacaaaatatttacacagtaagatttaaaaaaaaaaaaaaaaaaaaaaaatcacaagggAATATGATGACTAAGCAGGCAAAGACAAATAACAGAACAGCTAAGACAGTCTGGTAACTTCATAaagttacatcactttactgtattacagcctttaaaaccaggaaatgacAACACTTACAATATTATGTATTATATAACATCAACGTATTTCCTAGCCCTAAAGCACATactatttttacagttttaaaatgcgTCTTTAGGGAAAACTACTTACATGGTATAGCTGATGTATGGTTCTACTATTAGCAtgccttttctgtgttttacagaATCAAGATGTAACCGCACAGAAACAGTCTGAatccaaaacaacaaattcaAATTCACTGTACCAGACTTACCAAATACCAACACTGTATGGAAACAATCCAAATTGGACACATGCCAGTTGGTTATGAAAAACACCCTCCAAGATCCCACTGATATAATAAAACCTTATCA
This region of Epinephelus fuscoguttatus linkage group LG9, E.fuscoguttatus.final_Chr_v1 genomic DNA includes:
- the sesn4 gene encoding sestrin-3 isoform X2; this translates as MVNGEKERVSLLFMKALVSRGSVDAVSQQMASHPQYLESFLRTQHYILHMDGPLPLPYRHYIAIMAAARHHCNYLVYLHSAQFLRVGGDPLWLQGLEAAPHRLRLLDHINKVLAHQPWLTACSHIQTLLKSGEQCWSLAELVQAVVILAHCHSLCSFVFGCDTDSDFVPLSKSPNGTPPTFCPFDAANGNTNVPQSLATPSEHITRRRSLDSSCDMVCLKERIQKSQEEREKREERLLHTQTLQQTDMEEEEEMICFADPTRFITDPDLCYQEFARREEDHFQVFRVQDYSWEDHGFSLVNRLYSDIGHLLDDRFRSVTTLPSMHNPDLKRAIWNYIHCVLGIRYDDYDYGEVNQLLERDLKLYIKAVACFPDATKTPVCPLSLAPLKTSERIHINLLIMEARLQAELLYALRAITQYMIA
- the sesn4 gene encoding sestrin-3 isoform X1 is translated as MIICTSKMEYPLRTQCQRVHKQVMVNGEKERVSLLFMKALVSRGSVDAVSQQMASHPQYLESFLRTQHYILHMDGPLPLPYRHYIAIMAAARHHCNYLVYLHSAQFLRVGGDPLWLQGLEAAPHRLRLLDHINKVLAHQPWLTACSHIQTLLKSGEQCWSLAELVQAVVILAHCHSLCSFVFGCDTDSDFVPLSKSPNGTPPTFCPFDAANGNTNVPQSLATPSEHITRRRSLDSSCDMVCLKERIQKSQEEREKREERLLHTQTLQQTDMEEEEEMICFADPTRFITDPDLCYQEFARREEDHFQVFRVQDYSWEDHGFSLVNRLYSDIGHLLDDRFRSVTTLPSMHNPDLKRAIWNYIHCVLGIRYDDYDYGEVNQLLERDLKLYIKAVACFPDATKTPVCPLSLAPLKTSERIHINLLIMEARLQAELLYALRAITQYMIA